The genomic interval TTTCACAAATGTTCACTTCTGTCCTTACCAACTAATCTCATTAGAGGAATTGAAGGTAAATGgaaatggtttttttttcttagataaaATATCATGAATGGGTACCTATaaattcacttttttttttgtcggTTACCATTCTCTATCAAATAAATCACATCATATGTGATccattctgaaaaaaaaaaaaaatagtgttgtGTGGTGTAGTGGTAGGAATTATCCTTTTTTACTTGGGATTAAATGTTTAAATCTCACCACAATTCTTTATTGGGAGGAATTACAGGTGACATTTTACGAGGCTAGCTTGCTGTGACGATATCATATTTAATGAGATGAGAATTCTTAAAGTGCATACCGATGATTTAATTAAAGTAGAATGAGTTATAAGACTCTATAATTAACACATGGTTCTCGAAATTGTCAAAACTACTGAAAGATTAAGGAAGAGATCTGTATCATATGATCTCcattttattaagaaaaaagaaaaagagaaaataaaatcacATTATGCCTAAAAGGAAATAATAGATATTTGCAttcaggattttttttttttttttaaaaaaaaaagaagaaaaaagaaaagaaaaagaaaagacctTTACTTTAAATATTCACATCTCCATTAACATTATAGACTtgaataaaaaacataaaaattaataaagataatTCGTGTGTAATTTAAGAAttgtttttttataatatttatttaatcagtttttattttatttttttaattaacaaagtaaaaataatttctaaaaatatattctataaaattattttcacttttcaattttttaattaagaatcaaaattttgaaaacaaaaaaatcactttttaaattttttttaaacacttttaatctttttttaatcaatattttggacttcGATCTTAACCTAAATTTTAGAACCTGTACTCGGAccctgacccaaacccagacctgaaccccgACCCAGACCCCGAACCCCGGAattgaacctagtcccaaaccccGATCCTGACCTGAACCTCAGACCCAAATCCCAAccttgacctagacccaaatcctGACCCCGACACTCATGAACCTGCACCCTGAACCCCAGGATCTGACCCGgacaaatgaaaatgaaaataaaatttacagtacacatttttattttctgtttttaaaattgaaatataAAATTGGTTATATAAcacattttgttttttaaaaataaaatttcaaaaacaaattttatttttatttttgtgattaaaaaatttaaaaataaaagttgtaCAAAACAACagttaattttacaaaattgaaacacataatttttttttgaaaacaattgaAACACATAATTTAGAAGGGAAAGACTGCCAttcttcttctatcttattttgTTCCGTAGTTATCTGTTTgtattaattttagtttttgaaagggatttcaattaattattttgagagCAAAAATGAATATTAGTAGTATTATAATTCTTGTTAGAGTCACAAAATTCAACCttagaaatataataataacaatattaattaacaatccctaatattatttaatgatgaTTAATCCGGCTTCATTTTGACAAAGTCCACATGTCCTTACTACTATAATATATCCTCCTATACAAAAGCCTCTCTTAAAAAAACACACCAAAATCTAAAGtatctcttttcctctctctctctctctgcttaTAATTCTCAAAACCCATCTCATCATAACATCTTCCATAGCAAAGAAAATTTtggttttctttcattttttttttcatatgggGAAAATCAAAGGTGTGAAAGAAAGCAAAGTGGGTAGGATTATGAGAGCTCCTTTAAGGGCTCTTATTAAGGCCAGAGACTTATACATAAAGAGCATGACTCAGTGCTCAAGTCATTTCGATTATGGAGCAGCCATGGGGTGTCCAACGGCTCATGTCAACACCACTCTGACGAGAAGCTTCAGCACCAGCTCGGTCAACTCCAACAACAACAATAGTACCCAAGATTTTAGGGAACTTGTTAAGGCTGCTTCCACAAGGACTCTAGCCAATAATAAGATCATCAATCATAATCATCAAAAGTCTACTGTTGGGGTTGGTAGTAGACCACATAATAAGTTGCCCAAAAGTCGAAGTGTGGGATTTGGTCGGATCGATGAAGACAAGGCTTGTGATGAGTTTGAAGAAAGAGATGATCAAGTGATGATAAGAACAACTTCTACTGCTCATGATGCTTATCCAAGGAGCAAAAGCTATGCTGTTCATAGGAGAACTTTGTTTTAAGGAACACATtacatgtttttattttttttaattgcaaAATTAATGGAAATGTTATTTCTTCAATATTGTCTTCATGTTAATTAAttgcataatttaaattttcatggtttctagccaaaaaaaaaaaaaaagaaagaaagaaaaatattggttGTTGTTGCTTTGCTGCTGATGTCATTCTCTGGTTTGAGAGATATGATTGGTGATGgtacagatttttttttatattattattatttatcattattattttcatgaagaGTAGACAATTAATTTACAATATCAATGCTATTCTATGTTATCATGAGAAATTAAGTGCATTTAATTTATGAATAACTtctctgaaaaaaaaaagaaactttttGTGATATCAATCTAGtattcaaagaaaaaaagaaattagtGGAGAGCATGAAAAAGACTACAATTTGGagactatttttttcttttttccttctttCCAAAATAGTCTTTTTACATTATTTGATACGGTTATAGTAagtcaattattattttttttcttttttcctttctttgatTGGATTTAAAGTCAATTTTCAAGAGGGTGAAAAAAACCACTTActttcttacaaaaaaaaagcTTTATATCAATTTCCTCTCCCCCAAAAGCTTATCCTTAtctcttttttctttccttATACTCTCTTTGTTTTTTAGATATTATCACACATTTCAGCTTACTAAAAaagaatttataaatataactattaataatctatatgtttataaaagaatttatATATTTGATTGAAAGGGACTGTTTATTGTGGTTCAAACTTTACAAAGCTCATTATGTATGCTTTCTGTTTTTGGTCATTTCATTCAAGATTGTAAAAGCTGTATTGATGTATTGGCTATGTATTAGATGATTTATCCTATTAACAAAAGTTTcatattttcaaaaaacaaaaagaaaagaatttataaatattactattttatttcCTAAAAATAAAAGCCAtgtattcaaataataataaaaaaaacacacgAGCTTCTTATTTCCCTGAAGATTGTATTTAAATTGAGTTTTCTATGTGCTCTGATTTCAAAACTGTATATTGTTGGACAATTCGTATtgataaagtcttattttttattaaaaaaatgaaagctATTTATTCAAATTCAATTTCAAAAGGGGTATTATCATGGAGGAAAAAAAATGACtttcttaatttcttaagaaagaaaaagaaaaactacaATGGACAATTGTTTCATATTACATTCTGGtccataattttaattaaaaaatcacttataaatcttattcagattttatATGAATGCAAGTTTAATCATGTGTATCAGgttctaaaaaaaaatcatgtgtatcaaagtttgagaggtttttttttttcttttcaaaaggATGGTTtgataaagaaaaaagaaaaaggcatGGAGATTAATTAACATAATGTTAtgatatttaagaaaaaaaaatcaaagatgaAATGCTAAAGGGTGATTTGGGTTCACACGGCTCGGTTGGATTTCTCGGATGTGTTATATATGCGGAGAAGCTGCGGTCTACTGTTTGGCCGTCTCGCTGGCTATGAGTTAGGGCATAAGTTTGTTATAGTGGAGAGTGACTCGAGATTAGCTATCAATGCTCTCAATGGGAAGGAGTTCCATTGGGCTCTTGATAATATGTCTCATTTTGTATTAAGTCATCTCCCTCTTTTatttgttgtaattttttttaatgttagtAGGTCTTGTAATTTTGTTGCCCATAATGTGGCAAAGTAGGCTTTCACCCACTAGTTGTACTGATCTATTTTGATCTCCACCTTACTGGAGTAGCTATTTTGTAATGACCGAGAAGTCTAACTTTTGCTTTATCTAATGAATGATTacgcttattttttttaaaaaaaaaaatgctaaataTTTCTTTTAGTGAAACCAAAATTATTTTCTGAAGAatcattcaaaaaataaatgccAAACACTATATAAAATGAGCATTAGGcaccaatattttttttaacactaTGAGTACTTAGTAACTTTTCATAGTATatattaagttaatattttttaaaattaacttataAGAAAAAGAGTGCAAATTTCGCCAGTGAGCCtcataagtaaaaataaaaggaCCAATGCTTCAGAGCAAAGTCATCGGACTGATTCTAGAGGCAGAACTGCACAGAAAGAAAAGTCTCATGCATAGGCGCGAAAGTCTTCCGCCAAAAAAGATAGAAATTATCTTGCGAATTCTAGTAGTTAGAGTGATGATGTGGAGGAAGTTCATCCAATATCAGATGACGAAAGTGGAAGTCTCTCAATAAATGATCTCCAGGCACGACTGAATGCTAAAAGGGAAAAGGCAAGAAACAAGAAAGCCAGGCCTCATGGAGataatttgagaaatcaaatcaatgactGAATCCGCAGAAGAGAGTCTAAAGAGTGGGGGTCCTAGGACCAAAATGGGAAGGGCCGtatgaaattcaagaaaaagTATGTGATGGAACGTATCGTTTAAAACGAATGGATGGATAACAAATTCCAAGAGCATAGAACACGGACCACCTGCGGCGATATTATTAGTGAACTGGGGGTGGTCGTTTCCTTTCGTTTTTCTTTACTTCCATGTATGCCTCAAGGCgggaaatattaaataagaacAGAAAGTATTTCCATTTCAATTTTCACTCTATCATAATTTTTAGTCTTGCAACAAGTTTCTAAGAGTCGAGAATCTTAATCACTTAGGAGGTAACATATTTTGTACTTctccaaaaaaattatgttgtaaaccaaattaacattaaatattaGAGTATAAAGTGTAGCCCAAAATCAGAGCCTCAGGGAACTGGAAGTAAGTAACTATCATACCATATTTTCAAAGTTAATAAGTTTACTAAGTTAATTCAGGTTGACTAATAGAAGTACAGGCTTCAAAAATGATTAACTCTGGTCAATCAAAACAAAAGAGGTTCAAGcttcaaatataataaattcaGGTTAATTAGACATGCATTGTAAAAAAACAAGTCTTTGAAACCAGAAATTTAAGGATCTGGAAGTAAGTAATACTTACTAAAATTTAGGAAAAATTATTTGTTAAAGAAAAACTAAGGTTTAAGCATAAAGTCGAAATCCTAAGGTTCAAGTCATAGGAACCAGAACCTCAAGGGATCCGAAAGCAAGACTAACTTAGCAAATTAAATTCATCCAAACGATCAACAAATACTTGGTGAATTTAAACATTAAGTATGTAAAGCTTAAAattgtcataatatttacataCAAAAGCTCTGCGACAAGGGCACAAATATTGTCTTCACTAAAATAAAAAGGAGGATCCTCGTCCCCCAACACTGAAATTATAATATTGCAAAGAGATAAGTTTATAGTTGAGCTAGATCAGCAGTTTGTAGAGCTGTACACGGGTCGGGTTTTCAGGTAGTCGGGTTCGGGTTTTTATATTTCGGGTGTTGGAAATGCACAACCGAACCCGATTTTCAGGTGGTCGGGTATGGCAGGTTTTGGGTCGGGTATATCGGATTTCACGTGGTTAGGTTTAGGTATTATTTGAATAAATTCCCGTTTTCCTCTCGATAACACAAAAAAAcatgtatattatataatacatatatatggttatagttaattaatatatatataatcgatAGTATATAATAGCGGCTATTGTATCTCACGGTGATGGAGAAGCAAAACATTAATATGTGAAATTAATAGCGGCTATTGAATTGCCATTAGtactatatatacaatatttattataatagtaTAAAGAGAAGCAAAACATGTGCAATTAATAGCGGCTATTGAATAGCCATTAgtattatatatgttatatttattataatagtaTAGAGAGAAGACAATATAGAGAAGCGAAAAGTCATTCCTCTCCGAGCCAAAGAGCCTCTTCTCAACAGTCAACAGGTCCTCCCTCTTCCACCGCTGTAAGACTCCTGTGACTCCGACTAGTCCCTCCGCCGCCATCAAATTCTCCACGTCAGCGATGATTTGGGTTCAACATGGTCATTTTGAAGGGATTGGAATACGAAATTGAAATTGATATGATGAGTCATGAGTGCCTTAAGTCATTTTTTTTACCGTGAGCAGGTTACGGGTTAGAGCCCGACCAATAAATAACCAATTTTTGATACCCAAACCCGAAACCCATGTGGGGTATTTTCGAGTTAGACCCGACCCGACCACAcgggtttttaattttttagtttttttggcAGCGGGTCTAAATGTTCAGCCCTAGCAGTTTGCATAGTTGAGTCAGGCTGATCATCACCTAGAACATCACTGGCTAGAGCAGTCTCTAACGACAAAATGAAAGATTCTTTTGGGTTTACATCATTCAGGAGAACGGTCTCAAGATCTTCTTTAACAACATCCTTGGCAGCTTGCTTTGCAACATCGAGTTCCAAAGATGAAACAAGGTGACAACCAATGATTTCTTTAGATCTTCTTGGTGCTCCACCTTAGAGTCAGCTCTTTCCTTCTCTAGAAGGGAATTTTTCTCCTTGAGCTCCTTAGCGTAAGACTCAACCTTTGCAACAACAGCATTTTTCTTGGCCTACTTTTTAGATTCATCAACAACCTTCTCAGCTTCTTTAAGTTTGGCCAAGAGATCAGCCTCAGAGATCTTGAGTTTGTCCAGGACTGCCTTTTCAAAAGTTTCTGTCTGCTGCTAGAGGTCTTGATGGTGTTTCAGCTTCCTCTCCAAATTGACAATTATAATGATCTTGTCGTTAAGGGCCTCAGTCTGGCTATTGTAGTCTTCAAAAGCGGTGGTTAATTTTTCTCTAGTTCCTTGACTTTCTTCTCAGCATCTACAACCTTTTCTTCTAGAGTGGGAATGCGAGATTTCATCTTGTCGTATAATTCTTCGTAGCTCTCACCATGATCCCTCTATGTCTTGGCAGAAGCTTTACAGCTGGTAACAACATCATTGAGGGAGGCCTTGACTCTTTGCTTGACCATAGCCTCAACCCAAGCTTTAGCCTCATTTAGGGCCTTGACtgcttcttctttcttctgctCCGAATTAGTATGTTCGACCTTTAAGACTTTAATCTCATAGGACAACTTAGTCACAAGAGAAGAACACATCTCTACCATAAGACTCGCCTAAAAGTTGACTAGAaatcataattgaaaaaaaGGTCAAAAAACCTACTACATCAATCTGGCTCTTAAGACTGTTTGCTACGAAAGTTGGATCTCCACTCATTGTAGCAAATTATCAAAACCTAATTTGCTACAAGCTGCAGTATTTTAGTATAATAAATTCGCCACAAAAGGAGCAAGATCTGAACCCACTCTAGGCCAGAGCCTTTCAGCAACCTCTTGACGATTAAAAATGAGAGGAAGTGGTGTATTTCACTTAGCAACATCAACAAATTCAGCTCTTTTCTTAGTCAATAACAATGaagtttttttcttcat from Cannabis sativa cultivar Pink pepper isolate KNU-18-1 chromosome 4, ASM2916894v1, whole genome shotgun sequence carries:
- the LOC115714569 gene encoding uncharacterized protein LOC115714569 — translated: MGKIKGVKESKVGRIMRAPLRALIKARDLYIKSMTQCSSHFDYGAAMGCPTAHVNTTLTRSFSTSSVNSNNNNSTQDFRELVKAASTRTLANNKIINHNHQKSTVGVGSRPHNKLPKSRSVGFGRIDEDKACDEFEERDDQVMIRTTSTAHDAYPRSKSYAVHRRTLF